The DNA region atgtcatgtaagtcatatcaccaagtatcaaatttaaatctatcaacgattattaaatgtaatctaatttaaagtttcaatcaatgtcatttgaattttgaattacattaaactttaaatcaattgaataagaagttgaattaatttgaagtcatacatcaaatttacatttccctgttgttctcattttgaatgagacttataatttcagcctcatgcaattccgtgcgccaccatttaattcgaacgcctttacttcagactttggactttggtacttcggttgtactgtcacctgtcaatcatgctatgtcccccgccccccgcccatccactgaatctgagttgatttatcaggtcttttgtaagactcactcactccgggcgaaattatcaccacgttgtacactgtacacagaggtgggagtaacaaaaaataCAAATTAATGGCGGAGGCtccgggggtcgtaactggaaatattgaatgtgaataaaggtttcttgaccacttttaatggcttattttgatacggtttattgtttatatgctaaacaaatgtcttcaggacacactatcattgaaggttagcttgttagctcgttgacccattataaccaattgaaaacacatagcaagctAGGCGACTAGATAGTTATAGCACGCTGATatgaactgtggtgtttctgtagattatgaattgttgtcaacatgaaaacattcaaacggatttttgtgtgtatgccacttgaacatacttgggctaaataaacccctgaatgtaatctgaagcactggactgtctagctaactaaacactaagctaaccactaaccactaagccaacctgttgaccactgagccgaaacgctaggtgtgtgacaacatggacaacaccccctgggtgaaattttagcaggcgtatttcgcgcaaagacagtagaagatctcgcatggtgacatgctctgtggaaacccagcgtcagacgaaggacgaaggctctggtgatggtgatgaagtgggggaaactattactaaagaactgataaatcgactcagattcagtggatgggcggggggcggggggcgggggacatagcatgattgacaggtgacagtacaaccgaagtaccaaagtccaaagtctgaagtaaaggcgttcgaattaaatggtggcgcacggaattgcatgaggctgaaattttaagtctcattcaaaatgagaacaacagggaaatgtaaatgtgatgtatgacttcaaattaattcaacttcttattcaattgatttaaagtttaatgtaattcaaaattcaaatgacattgatttaaactttaaattagattacatttaataatcgttgatagatttaaatttgatacttggtgatatgacttacatgacattttactttgtaatttacattatttaattattgttactttgacccttcatatacatggacagttttttgtcattccgattaaactattccgatttaaattttttgcgccgtctgtttacatgggctactttctattccgatcagacgcttgtaagcgctttagaatctttgatcggaatagccgttgtttgctacttttcattgggcaGATATTacagtcaatccgaatgaccgtatacatgagcgttcattcggaataggaacggactacaccgcctcttctattccgattacaattctgatcggatcaggattttcattccgattaagGTGTTTATATGACTATTTTTAatccgattgagctgtttttccgtttctaatcgaaatagaagtgtccatgtaaacggggcttATGGTAACTGCCAGAATATCTGTATCATTCTAAGTCTCTATGGTAACTCTTTCAGGTGTATCTGAACACCCACACTTGAGGCAACAGAAGACCCGTGGCCAGGATAAGGAAGGACGTCCGTGCCACAGCACTGTCTGCAGGACGAGTTTCACTTGTCTTTCTCAACCTGAGAACCGCCAGCAAACTCACTCTCCCGGTGTTTATAAATGGCAGAGAATTGGCAAAAGGCGACATAAATGTCTCTGTTGTGGAAAGGAGTTGTCTGGAGGTATTTCACATCTTAAACGCCATATGctcatacacactggagagaagcctcatgaatgtgcccagtgtggaaaagctttttcacaaatttcaactCTTAGGCGCCATATGttaacacacactggagagaagcctcatgaatgtgcccagtgtggaaaagcttttccacacatCATTGGCCTTAAAAAACACATgctaatacacactggagagaagcctcataaatgtacccagtgtggaaaagcttttacacAAGTTCCACATCTGAAAAACCATATgttaatacacactggagagaagcctcatgaatgtgcccagtgtggaaaagcttttacacGAATTTCGCATATGAAAGCCCATATgttaatacacactggagagaagcctcatgaatgtgcccagtgtggaaaagcttttataCGAATTTCACATATGAAAACCCATATgttaatacacactggagagaagcctcatgaatgtgcccagtgtggagaaGCTTTTAGACACATCATTGGCCTTAAAAAACACATgctaatacacactggagaaaagcctcataaatgtaccCAGTGTGGTAAAGCTTTTACACAAGTTCCACATCTGAAAACCCATATGTTAATACACACTGGAGTgaagcctcatgaatgtgcccagtgtggaaaagcttttacacGCATCATTAACCTTAAAAACCACATGCTCACAGTCTGTGGAGAGAACCCTCATAAATgtacccagtgtggaaaagcttttacacAACTTTCATATATGAGAGCCCATATGTTGATACACACTGGAGTgaagcctcatgaatgtgcccagtgtggaaaagcttttacacacatcattatccttaaaaaacacatgcgaatacacactggagagaagcctcataaatgtacccagtgtggaaaagcttttacacAACTTTCACATATGAGAGCCCATATGTTAATacatactggagagaagcctaaagaatgtgcccagtgtggaaaagcttttacacGCATCCTTGGCCTTAAACAACACATGcgaatacacactggagagaagcctcataaatgtacccagtgtggaaaagcttttacacAACTTTCACATATGAGAGCCCATATGTTAATACACACTGGAGTgaagcctcatgaatgtgcccagtgtggaaaagcttttacacacatcattatccttaaaaaacacatgcgaatacacactggagagaagcctcataaatgtacccagtgtggaaaagcttttacacAACTTTCACATATGAGAGCCCATATGTTAATacatactggagagaagcctaaagaatgtgcccagtgtggaaaagcttttacacGCATCCTTGGCCTTAAACAACACATGcgaatacacactggagagaagcctcataaatgtacccagtgtggaaaagcttttacacAACTTTCACATATGAGAGCCCATATGTTAATACACACTGGAGTgaagcctcatgaatgtgcccagtgtgggaGAGCTTTTACACACATCATTGGCCTTAAAAAACACATGcgaatacacactggagagaagcctcataaatgtacccagtgtggaaaagcttttacacAACTTTCAGATATGAGAGCCCATATGTTAATACACACTGGAGTgaagcctcatgaatgtgcccagtgtgggaGAGCTTTTACACACATCATTAGCCTTAAAAAACACATGCGAATACACACtagagagaagcctcataaatgtacccagtgtggaaaagcttttacacAACTTTCACATATGAGAGCCCATATgttaatacacactggagagaagcctcatgaatgtgcccagtgtggaaaagcattttCACGTATTTCAACTCTTAGGCGCCATATGTtaacacacactggagtgaagcctcatgaatgtgcccagtgtggaaaagcttttacacGCATCATTGGCCTTAAAAAACACATgctaatacacactggagaaaagcctcataaatgtacccagtgtggaaaagcttttacacAAGTTCCACATCTGAAAACCcatattttaacacacactggagagaagcctcatgaatgtgcccagtgtggaaaagcttttacacGCATCATTGGCCTTAAAAAACACATgctaatacacactggagaaaagcctcataaatgtacccagtgtggaaaagcttttacacAAGTTCCACATTTGAAAACCCATATgttaatacacactggagagaagcctcataaatgtacccagtgtggaaaagcttttacacAACTTTCAAATATGAAAAAACACATGCGAATACATagtggagagaagcctcataaatttgctcagtgtggaaaagcgtATTCACAAATTTCACAGTTGGAGACTCACATGATGACCCACACAGGGGAGAAGCCTCATATATGTGCTCAGTGTGGAAGCGCTTTTCTAAGAGCGGCAGGCCTAACACGCCACACGCGTCTTTGTTTGAAACATCGTTCAGAATTTACTTAAATCTTCAGAAGCAAATGATGGCACACCCTGCCGAACTAGGCAGGTTTTGTTTGCCCTATGACCGCTTCAAAACCTTGCAATAGGTATAATCGTACAGCTAGCGTATTCCTGGGAAATATTTACCCATCAATCTTAGCCCTCGCTGCTGTGTGCAAACTCTGAAAGGATCttttctgtgaaatgtataTGTTTTACATAACTATAAAAATGCAAGaaattttgtattttattattattatggttatgattatcttgtttttttctttcattatttatttatttatattcattATTCTATTTTCCCACGTTGTTTGCCGCAAGAAGGCATTGGTTGTACACAGAAGTGGTTTGTGAACTTGAATTTTTGCTCAATGTGCCCAAGTATTGATTGAATTTGTCAGGCAGTGTTGTTGATCTGTATTGTTGAAATTTAAAACAATTAAACAGAATTGTGAAATATTTGGCCTCATGTTATACAAGAACAAAACTGTGTTTTGAGGAAATATTAGATTCCTGACCACTTTTATAGTCTATATAATAGGCCTTAGGTCTGGAGAGAACACTGACACATTTTAAGCCTATAATGCAACATAATATTTTAAGAGCATCAAACTATTAAAATGTATATTATGTAAGCACAGACAATATAACATTTGTTAATTTTATTAGGTGAACTGACATTTTGCCACAGCAATGAATTCATCCAACAGAATCATGTAAGATCAATGTGAAGCACCGAAGTACTGAACCAGTAAGGTGAATTAATACATGGGATGCCTTGGTATCACCATTACCATGTGTTCCCATTAGCCTTTGCAAGAACAGTGAGACATGCAACTAACAAAAGCCAAAACAATCATGCAATAGCCAAACGTTTTCACACAAGTTTCCTAAAGCATAATGCTTAGAAACCAGTACAATTTGGAGCCAAGTTTTATCTGAGGTTATGTTATCTCCActtctgaagcacttacatGCATCAAACCTTCCAGTCCAAACTATATTTACAAGACCTTTACAGAGGTGTTTTTTAATATGTATTATTCCTAACCTGATATGAcattttgttctgaaaacatagCAAAAATGCTTTTTCAAGGCTATTGACATATTCTGATTTACAGGACAACAgaagtagatatccataaatccctctgtaTTTTTACTCCCATTTGTTAACACAATTAAAAAATTATTTagaacctggctttatccaaagCTCAGATTTCGTGctctaaaatgtaggctatgcaaattaataggctacacatttactTAGACACATTTACTtataatttgtatatttaaacattaattaaAGAAAATTCCTTGTAATAAATGTTTTCTTATGTTAATGaaagtaatcaactggggaagttgGATATCTGCTAGTTAAAAAAATTACCCTATTCacaggggggaattctcccatgcgcgtaagGGTGCCTAAGTCCAAAAAAACGCGCAACTACGCGCATTTCCCTCTAAGTGAattctgccatccacttaaatCGGCCATTTACgtgtggtagagagagttgcgcgttttgggtggagcaaccccaacatctgggcgtttcttatatacagtgggtacgggttgagaatgcaccttttgctgcgggactcccgaagacaTCCCTTAGGCTGTCAAGACGATTTTTTTCAGGCTAaagcaatgtacccaaacaaccaccaggtggcagaaagtgtCAACCCGCATTTCAAATTTCAATTTAATCACATGTAACAGACTGACAGTCATAAACAGTATAAGCCATAGCCTGTCTAAAAATAACTTTAATGAAGTGTCACTAGCCTGTCACATAATTAGGctacatgggggggggggggggggggggggggaacgtaATCGGAACAGCACGGCACAAACATACTTGACACAGAGGACattgaatggatgaattgagtattgtaccgtgttctctgatgttacaatagtatatattcaactctAATTCAAAAAaattaaactcaattgcaattttacaagcccattaaaaccttatatttaggctgggtatggTCCGTTTGATGGCGCCCACTTAAAACTTTCTCGTGTGCACTTAAAACTTTCTCGTGCGCACGTaaaactttcactttcacttcatAATGTCATATcggtttgaaatattttagccCAGAAATACTGGGTgttaatataggctacagtaggctaatgttaacagtaggcctacgatcTAGCTGCCCTATGTTAGTGCTGTTATCACCAGCTTTAATTACTGCAATATGTTTCGTGGTCGGAGGAGGAGTTAAATCACACGCAGACAAGGAGTCacgttttacattttatttaaggttacacacacaacctcccaaATGCACCCACCCTGCATTCATCCACACGCAACCCACCTAAAACAGCCCTCTGTTGGGTAGGCTGGGTATGGTCCGTTtgatggcgccctctttggcaaccccaattgaacttcaacggctttgcgatatttgacatcagaactaggctttgttctaatttgcccattttttattcaagttcaagattttcgtaAGAAGGAgggctctttggttatgcacaacctctcctaattcatcaaatccaagacaaaaatgattgtcattctatgtcacctttaactcCTGCTTACATTGTAGGGCCTATGgttttgcaaagatttggagaAGATTATTTAAATACTACAGACCCTCTCACATTTACAAcaagcaatatatatatattttttttaagtatatttttttggcttttttgcctttatttgtacaggacagtgaagggtgagacaggaagtaagtgggagagagagatggggtgggatcgggaaatgaccgcaggccggacttgaacctgggtccccgtgtgggcacttggacccgtatgtggtatgagcgctgtagctcACTGTGCCACAGCGCTCCCCACAAGCAATATAGTTTTAAGTCACAATCTAGTCATAGTCGTAACGGCAAagctagaaaaagactgacttcGACTGACTTTAAACCGCCGCGCTCTAGCGTTGTTTGAAATGGTCGACCATCCTGGCTAAGAATACTGGAAATAATACAAATGGATTAATCAATGATGGCCTTTACACGTGCATCTGGCAAGGTATCGACCGGTTGTGCAGGAAAGTATGCAGTCATGCGATGTTAGACGCCTGGTGATATTCTTGACATCTGCAGTGCCAATGACTCTGCTGCCTCATTTGGATGGTAACTCGACAGGTGAGCGTGAAGATTGGATGTCGAGGATGTGtaagtaaagtgttttttgcAAACCATCCACGGTGTAGAACCCAAAATACTTCCAGACATCACTTGAATCAGATGAATCGTAACTGTCCGCTCAGGCTGGCTGTTCTTCTGTGCGTTATCTTCCATTTTTGTAATAAAACAGGATGCCAATTACTCGCTTGATTTGGTCATGGG from Sardina pilchardus chromosome 1, fSarPil1.1, whole genome shotgun sequence includes:
- the LOC134085153 gene encoding zinc finger protein 493-like isoform X2 — encoded protein: MDLGLPFSSGCAEAHQVDLRVMVKEEDIKEEEYDHMISCPKEEEKPFAEFHCKTETDITESPRSTYSELLQTTVKAEVKKEEDEEEEEEEEQHEHVLESVSEHPHLRQQKTRGQDKEGRPCHSTVCRTSFTCLSQPENRQQTHSPGVYKWQRIGKRRHKCLCCGKELSGGISHLKRHMLIHTGEKPHECAQCGKAFSQISTLRRHMLTHTGEKPHECAQCGKAFPHIIGLKKHMLIHTGEKPHKCTQCGKAFTQVPHLKNHMLIHTGEKPHECAQCGKAFTRISHMKAHMLIHTGEKPHECAQCGKAFIRISHMKTHMLIHTGEKPHECAQCGEAFRHIIGLKKHMLIHTGEKPHKCTQCGKAFTQVPHLKTHMLIHTGVKPHECAQCGKAFTRIINLKNHMLTVCGENPHKCTQCGKAFTQLSYMRAHMLIHTGVKPHECAQCGKAFTHIIILKKHMRIHTGEKPHKCTQCGKAFTQLSHMRAHMLIHTGEKPKECAQCGKAFTRILGLKQHMRIHTGEKPHKCTQCGKAFTQLSHMRAHMLIHTGVKPHECAQCGKAFTHIIILKKHMRIHTGEKPHKCTQCGKAFTQLSHMRAHMLIHTGEKPKECAQCGKAFTRILGLKQHMRIHTGEKPHKCTQCGKAFTQLSHMRAHMLIHTGVKPHECAQCGRAFTHIIGLKKHMRIHTGEKPHKCTQCGKAFTQLSDMRAHMLIHTGVKPHECAQCGRAFTHIISLKKHMRIHTREKPHKCTQCGKAFTQLSHMRAHMLIHTGEKPHECAQCGKAFSPFTRIIGLKKHMLIHTGEKPHKCTQCGKAFTQVPHLKTHILTHTGEKPHECAQCGKAFTRIIGLKKHMLIHTGEKPHKCTQCGKAFTQVPHLKTHMLIHTGEKPHKCTQCGKAFTQLSNMKKHMRIHSGEKPHKFAQCGKAYSQISQLETHMMTHTGEKPHICAQCGSAFLRAAGLTRHTRLCLKHRSEFT
- the LOC134085153 gene encoding zinc finger protein 493-like isoform X1, which encodes MDLGLPFSSGCAEAHQVDLRVMVKEEDIKEEEYDHMISCPKEEEKPFAEFHCKTETDITESPRSTYSELLQTTVKAEVKKEEDEEEEEEEEQHEHVLESVSEHPHLRQQKTRGQDKEGRPCHSTVCRTSFTCLSQPENRQQTHSPGVYKWQRIGKRRHKCLCCGKELSGGISHLKRHMLIHTGEKPHECAQCGKAFSQISTLRRHMLTHTGEKPHECAQCGKAFPHIIGLKKHMLIHTGEKPHKCTQCGKAFTQVPHLKNHMLIHTGEKPHECAQCGKAFTRISHMKAHMLIHTGEKPHECAQCGKAFIRISHMKTHMLIHTGEKPHECAQCGEAFRHIIGLKKHMLIHTGEKPHKCTQCGKAFTQVPHLKTHMLIHTGVKPHECAQCGKAFTRIINLKNHMLTVCGENPHKCTQCGKAFTQLSYMRAHMLIHTGVKPHECAQCGKAFTHIIILKKHMRIHTGEKPHKCTQCGKAFTQLSHMRAHMLIHTGEKPKECAQCGKAFTRILGLKQHMRIHTGEKPHKCTQCGKAFTQLSHMRAHMLIHTGVKPHECAQCGKAFTHIIILKKHMRIHTGEKPHKCTQCGKAFTQLSHMRAHMLIHTGEKPKECAQCGKAFTRILGLKQHMRIHTGEKPHKCTQCGKAFTQLSHMRAHMLIHTGVKPHECAQCGRAFTHIIGLKKHMRIHTGEKPHKCTQCGKAFTQLSDMRAHMLIHTGVKPHECAQCGRAFTHIISLKKHMRIHTREKPHKCTQCGKAFTQLSHMRAHMLIHTGEKPHECAQCGKAFSRISTLRRHMLTHTGVKPHECAQCGKAFTRIIGLKKHMLIHTGEKPHKCTQCGKAFTQVPHLKTHILTHTGEKPHECAQCGKAFTRIIGLKKHMLIHTGEKPHKCTQCGKAFTQVPHLKTHMLIHTGEKPHKCTQCGKAFTQLSNMKKHMRIHSGEKPHKFAQCGKAYSQISQLETHMMTHTGEKPHICAQCGSAFLRAAGLTRHTRLCLKHRSEFT